The following proteins come from a genomic window of Flavobacterium eburneipallidum:
- a CDS encoding peptide chain release factor 3, protein MSFLEEIQRRRTFGIISHPDAGKTTLTEKLLLFGGAIQEAGAVKNNKIKKGATSDFMEIERQRGISVSTSVLAFNYQDKKINILDTPGHKDFAEDTFRTLTAVDSVIVVIDVAKGVEEQTEKLVAVCRMRKIPIIVFINKLDREGKDAFDLMDEVEQKLGLKVTPLSFPIGMGYDFQGIYNLWEQNINLFSGDSRKNIEETIAFSDVKSPELEKIIGQKPADRLREELELIDEVYPKFDRQDYLDGKLQPVFFGSALNNFGVRELLDCFVDIAPSPRPKDSETRLVDPKEEKMSGFVFKIHANMDPKHRDRLAFIKIVSGTFERNKPYLHVRQKKNLKFSSPNAFFAEKKEIVDISYPGDIVGLHDTGNFKIGDTLTEGEVMSFKGIPSFSPEHFRYINNADPMKAKQLDKGIDQLMDEGVAQLFTLEMNNRKIIGTVGALQYEVIQYRLEHEYGAKCTYENFPVHKACWVKPNDPKSEEFKEFRRIKQKFLAHDKYGQLVFLADSDFTIQMTQNKYPNVKLFFTSEFE, encoded by the coding sequence ATGAGCTTTTTAGAAGAAATACAGCGAAGAAGAACTTTTGGGATTATTTCGCATCCCGATGCCGGTAAAACCACATTGACAGAAAAACTACTTCTTTTTGGAGGAGCGATTCAGGAAGCAGGTGCGGTAAAAAACAACAAAATCAAAAAAGGAGCGACGAGTGACTTTATGGAAATTGAACGCCAGAGAGGAATTTCGGTTTCGACTTCGGTTTTGGCATTCAATTATCAAGACAAAAAAATAAACATTCTCGATACTCCCGGACACAAGGATTTTGCCGAAGATACTTTTAGAACCTTAACTGCTGTCGATAGCGTAATAGTTGTGATTGACGTTGCCAAAGGGGTCGAAGAACAAACGGAAAAATTAGTTGCCGTGTGTAGAATGCGTAAAATTCCTATCATCGTTTTCATCAACAAATTAGACCGTGAAGGAAAAGACGCTTTTGACTTGATGGACGAAGTGGAACAAAAACTAGGTCTAAAAGTCACACCTTTAAGTTTTCCTATCGGAATGGGATATGATTTTCAAGGAATTTATAACCTTTGGGAGCAAAACATCAATTTATTTAGCGGAGATAGTCGCAAAAACATCGAAGAAACCATTGCTTTTTCGGATGTAAAAAGTCCTGAATTAGAAAAAATAATTGGTCAAAAACCTGCCGACAGACTTCGAGAAGAACTGGAATTGATTGATGAAGTGTATCCTAAATTTGATCGTCAGGATTATTTGGACGGAAAATTACAACCAGTTTTTTTCGGATCAGCATTGAATAATTTTGGCGTTCGAGAACTATTGGATTGTTTTGTCGATATTGCTCCATCGCCAAGACCAAAGGATTCTGAAACCCGATTGGTTGACCCGAAAGAAGAAAAAATGAGTGGATTTGTTTTTAAAATCCACGCCAATATGGATCCGAAACATAGAGATAGATTGGCTTTTATTAAAATTGTTTCTGGAACTTTTGAAAGAAACAAACCCTATCTTCACGTTCGTCAGAAAAAGAATTTAAAATTCTCTAGTCCGAATGCTTTCTTTGCAGAGAAAAAAGAAATTGTTGATATTTCGTACCCTGGAGACATTGTAGGTTTACATGATACAGGAAATTTCAAGATTGGAGATACTTTAACGGAAGGCGAAGTTATGAGTTTTAAAGGAATTCCGAGCTTTTCGCCAGAGCATTTTAGATACATCAACAACGCTGATCCGATGAAAGCCAAACAACTAGATAAAGGAATTGACCAGTTGATGGACGAAGGGGTTGCGCAGTTGTTTACACTTGAAATGAATAACCGAAAAATCATTGGAACCGTTGGAGCACTTCAATATGAAGTTATCCAATACCGATTAGAACACGAATATGGCGCTAAATGTACGTATGAAAATTTCCCAGTTCACAAAGCGTGTTGGGTAAAACCAAATGACCCAAAAAGCGAAGAGTTTAAGGAATTTAGAAGAATTAAACAAAAATTCTTGGCTCACGATAAGTACGGTCAATTGGTATTTCTTGCCGATTCAGATTTCACGATACAAATGACTCAAAATAAATATCCAAATGTGAAATTATTTTTTACTTCGGAATTTGAATAA
- a CDS encoding T9SS sorting signal type C domain-containing protein — protein MDKITLGFFQVKSKTTIKGLLLVFALLLMNTQSSWGQKLLQWNTSGNLGTETTEPTFVNDVNINASNLTQGSIVAAANGNRFGGSGWFDSGNTVAGNTLTEAVSGNNYIQFIVTPNSGYSFTPTSFVFKWDRSGTGPSNVTLRSSVDNFTSDLGSVAGMVSGGVATTTDRTITISGLENITTPTTFRIYAYGATASGGTGGFDCAAGSTSNVVLNGTTAVIWNGSSWSNTTGPDATIEAVIDGTYNTNVGGNQGVFTAKKLTVTSQGALTINSGTNVTVQNEVINNGSLVVENNANLIQVNNMANSGNVVVKRNGNSLYRLDYTLWSSPVASQNLAAFSPLTSQSPSRFYDYNSSLNRYAVIADPSTTSFVVGKGNLIRMPNTNPLAGYDEGTSTLTFEGIFSGVLNNGNISVTLSDLGNKFNLVGNPYSSILDAELFLDANVSNIENTLYFWRKKNAASGSAYATYTDGGGTTTELGIPTPNGKIQVGQGFFVQAKLGITVSDFFTNAMREVTPSSTQFYKTQKGIAKDRLWLNLTTTTGVFSQALVAYISDAKSGLDSYDGKYINDSPIALTSAINNEEYTIQGRPTFDATDVVALNFKTDVAGDYTIAIDHVDGLFAAGQDIYLVDSKTGTETNLKNSAYTFTTTSGSDNTRFSLKYQKTLNVDESIFDENAITVYKNNGNVFVKSANSIINDIQVYDVQGRLILTQNDVNSNTATINNLKANHQILIVKVMTQDNKVVIKKVAN, from the coding sequence ATGGACAAAATTACTTTAGGTTTTTTTCAGGTAAAAAGTAAAACAACAATCAAAGGATTGTTGTTGGTTTTTGCCTTGTTATTAATGAACACACAGTCGAGTTGGGGGCAAAAATTGCTTCAATGGAATACTTCGGGGAATTTAGGTACAGAAACTACTGAACCAACTTTTGTAAATGATGTTAATATTAATGCTTCTAATTTAACTCAAGGGTCTATAGTTGCTGCGGCAAATGGTAATCGTTTTGGTGGAAGTGGATGGTTTGATTCTGGAAATACAGTAGCTGGAAATACTTTGACAGAGGCAGTCTCTGGAAATAATTATATTCAATTTATTGTTACGCCAAACAGTGGTTATTCTTTCACGCCAACTTCATTTGTGTTTAAGTGGGACAGATCTGGAACAGGCCCATCAAATGTTACTTTAAGATCATCCGTAGATAATTTTACATCTGATTTGGGTTCGGTTGCAGGTATGGTAAGTGGAGGCGTTGCGACTACAACTGACAGAACAATAACAATTTCAGGTCTTGAAAATATTACTACTCCAACTACTTTTAGAATATATGCTTATGGAGCTACAGCAAGTGGCGGAACTGGAGGCTTTGATTGTGCTGCAGGGTCAACATCAAATGTAGTTTTGAATGGAACAACTGCTGTGATATGGAACGGTTCTAGTTGGTCAAACACGACTGGACCTGATGCTACAATAGAAGCGGTTATTGACGGAACTTACAATACAAATGTTGGTGGAAATCAAGGTGTATTTACAGCCAAAAAATTGACAGTAACTTCACAAGGGGCTTTGACAATTAATTCAGGGACAAATGTAACTGTTCAAAATGAAGTAATCAATAATGGAAGTTTGGTGGTAGAAAACAATGCCAATTTGATTCAAGTAAATAATATGGCAAATTCAGGGAATGTAGTGGTAAAACGCAACGGAAATTCTCTGTATCGTTTGGATTATACGTTATGGTCATCGCCAGTGGCTAGCCAAAATTTAGCAGCATTTTCACCTTTGACTTCTCAATCTCCAAGTCGTTTTTATGATTACAATTCTAGCTTGAATAGATATGCAGTTATTGCTGACCCATCTACTACGAGTTTTGTTGTTGGGAAAGGAAACCTAATCCGTATGCCTAATACAAATCCTTTAGCAGGGTATGACGAGGGAACTAGTACGCTAACTTTTGAAGGGATTTTTTCAGGTGTATTAAATAATGGTAATATATCAGTAACTTTAAGTGATTTAGGAAATAAATTTAATTTAGTAGGTAACCCTTATTCATCTATCTTGGATGCCGAATTGTTTTTGGATGCCAATGTTTCAAACATAGAGAATACACTGTATTTCTGGAGAAAGAAAAATGCTGCATCAGGATCGGCTTATGCAACTTATACTGATGGAGGAGGAACAACAACAGAACTAGGTATTCCTACACCAAATGGGAAAATTCAAGTTGGGCAAGGATTTTTTGTGCAAGCAAAATTAGGAATAACAGTAAGTGATTTTTTTACTAACGCAATGCGTGAAGTAACTCCATCAAGTACACAATTTTATAAAACGCAAAAAGGAATTGCTAAAGACCGTCTTTGGTTAAATCTAACAACAACTACAGGTGTTTTTAGTCAAGCATTAGTAGCTTATATTTCAGACGCAAAGTCAGGATTGGATTCTTATGATGGAAAATACATCAATGACAGTCCAATTGCTTTAACTTCTGCTATCAATAACGAAGAATATACTATTCAAGGGCGTCCAACATTTGATGCTACTGATGTAGTTGCATTAAATTTTAAAACTGATGTAGCGGGAGATTATACTATAGCTATAGATCACGTAGATGGATTGTTTGCTGCTGGTCAAGACATTTATTTAGTAGATAGTAAAACAGGAACTGAAACCAATTTGAAAAATAGTGCTTATACCTTTACTACAACTTCTGGATCAGACAATACGAGATTCTCATTGAAATATCAGAAAACATTAAATGTAGATGAATCTATTTTTGATGAAAATGCTATAACTGTATATAAAAATAATGGTAATGTGTTTGTAAAATCTGCTAATAGTATTATTAATGATATTCAGGTTTATGATGTTCAAGGAAGGTTAATTCTAACCCAAAACGATGTAAATTCTAATACTGCTACAATCAATAATTTAAAGGCAAATCATCAAATTTTGATTGTAAAAGTAATGACTCAAGATAATAAAGTAGTGATTAAAAAAGTAGCAAATTAG
- the rpoC gene encoding DNA-directed RNA polymerase subunit beta', producing MMNNRNNNKDKNPVKRFNKISIGLASPESILKESRGEVLKPETINYRTHKPERDGLFCERIFGPVKDFECACGKYKRIRYKGIICDRCGVEVTEKKVRRDRVGHINLVVPIAHIWYFRSLPNKIGYILGLPSKKLDMIIYYERYVVIQAGIAKGPDGESIQRLDFLTEEEYLNILDSLPADNQYLDDFDPNKFVAKMGAECIMDLLARIDLDALSYELRHSANNETSKQRKTEALKRLQVVESFRESNLNRENRPEWMIMKVVPVIPPELRPLVPLDGGRFATSDLNDLYRRVIIRNNRLKRLMEIKAPEVILRNEKRMLQESVDSLFDNTRKASAVKTESNRPLKSLSDSLKGKQGRFRQNLLGKRVDYSARSVIVVGPELKLSECGIPKDMAAELYKPFVIRKLIERGIVKTVKSAKKIIDKKEPVVWDILENVIKGHPILLNRAPTLHRLGIQAFQPKLIEGKAIQLHPLVCTAFNADFDGDQMAVHLPLGPEAILEAQLLMLGSHNILNPANGAPITVPSQDMVLGLYYMTKERLSTPDHTILGQDLTLYSAEETNIAINEGRLELNARVKIRAKDYNENGELVYKIIQTTAGRVLFNEVVPPAAGYINEVLTKKNLRDIIGHILSVTDVPTTAAFLDNMKNMGYKYAFKGGLSFSLGDIRIPDQKPKLIADAREQVEGISANYNMGLITNNERYNQVIDVWTSTNAQLTEAAMKNIREDQQGFNSVYMMLDSGARGSKEQIRQLTGMRGLMAKPKKSTAGGGEIIENPILSNFKEGLSILEYFISTHGARKGLADTALKTADAGYLTRRLHDVSQDVIVNTVDCGTLRGVEVSALKKNEEIVESLGERILGRVALQDVINPLTNELIIAAGEQITEAYMKVIEASPIEKLEVRSPLTCEATKGICAKCYGRNLATGKMTQKGEAVGVIAAQSIGEPGTQLTLRTFHVGGVAGGISEESSIVTRFAGKLEIEDLKTVKGEDGEGNAVDIVVSRSTELKLVDEKTGILLSTNNIPYGSSIFVKDGESVAKGTVICKWDPYNGVIVSEFTGKIAYEDLEQGQSFMVEIDEQTGFQEKVISESRAKKLIPTLLVYGKDGELIRSYNLPVGAHLMVDNGEKIKAGKVLVKIPRRSSKSGDITGGLPRITELLEARNPSNPAVVSEIDGVVSFGKIKRGNREIVIESKFGEVKKYLVKLSSQILVQENDFVRAGVPLSDGAITPEDILRIQGPAAVQQYLVNEIQEVYRLQGVKINDKHFEVVIRQMMRKVRVQDPGDTLFLEDQLIHTKDFIVENDKLYGMKVVEDAGDSANLKPGQIVTPRELRDENSLLKRTDKNLVVARDVITATATPVLQGITRASLQTKSFISAASFQETTKVLNEAAVAGKVDYLEGLKENVIVGHRIPAGTGMREYDNTIVGSNEDYHEMMANKEEYIY from the coding sequence ATGATGAACAATAGAAATAATAATAAAGATAAGAATCCTGTAAAAAGATTCAACAAAATTTCGATAGGACTAGCTTCTCCTGAATCTATCTTGAAAGAATCAAGAGGTGAAGTATTGAAGCCCGAAACTATCAACTACAGAACGCACAAACCAGAGCGTGACGGACTTTTCTGCGAAAGAATCTTCGGGCCAGTAAAAGATTTCGAATGTGCTTGTGGTAAATACAAAAGAATCCGTTACAAAGGAATCATTTGTGACCGTTGTGGTGTTGAAGTTACCGAGAAAAAAGTACGTAGAGATAGAGTAGGTCACATCAACTTGGTAGTGCCAATTGCTCATATCTGGTATTTCCGTTCTCTTCCAAATAAAATTGGTTATATTTTAGGTCTTCCATCTAAGAAATTAGATATGATTATCTATTATGAAAGATATGTTGTAATTCAGGCTGGTATAGCCAAAGGTCCTGATGGAGAATCTATCCAAAGATTAGACTTCTTAACAGAAGAAGAATATTTGAATATTTTGGATAGTCTTCCAGCTGATAACCAATATTTAGATGATTTTGATCCTAATAAATTTGTTGCCAAAATGGGAGCAGAGTGTATTATGGATTTATTAGCTCGTATTGACTTGGACGCATTGTCTTATGAATTACGTCACTCTGCTAATAATGAAACGTCTAAACAACGTAAAACAGAAGCATTAAAAAGATTACAAGTTGTTGAATCATTCCGTGAGTCTAACTTGAACCGTGAGAATCGTCCTGAATGGATGATTATGAAAGTAGTTCCAGTTATTCCACCTGAATTGCGTCCATTAGTGCCACTTGATGGAGGGCGTTTTGCCACTTCGGATTTGAATGATTTATACCGTCGTGTAATTATCCGTAACAATCGTTTGAAAAGATTAATGGAGATTAAAGCTCCTGAAGTAATCTTGAGAAACGAAAAACGTATGTTGCAGGAATCAGTAGATTCACTTTTCGATAATACTCGTAAAGCATCTGCTGTAAAAACGGAATCAAACAGACCATTAAAATCATTATCTGATTCCCTTAAAGGAAAACAAGGACGTTTCCGTCAAAACTTATTAGGTAAACGTGTGGATTATTCTGCTCGTTCGGTAATTGTTGTTGGACCTGAATTGAAATTGTCTGAATGCGGTATCCCAAAAGATATGGCAGCCGAATTATACAAACCTTTCGTTATCCGTAAATTGATAGAAAGAGGAATCGTAAAAACGGTAAAATCAGCTAAAAAAATAATAGACAAAAAAGAGCCAGTAGTTTGGGATATTTTGGAGAATGTAATCAAAGGACATCCAATCTTACTGAATCGTGCTCCTACTTTGCACAGATTAGGTATTCAGGCATTCCAGCCAAAATTAATTGAAGGAAAAGCAATCCAATTGCACCCTTTAGTTTGTACGGCATTTAATGCGGATTTTGATGGGGATCAAATGGCGGTTCACTTGCCATTAGGACCAGAAGCTATCTTGGAAGCACAATTGTTAATGTTGGGTTCTCACAATATCTTGAATCCAGCCAATGGTGCTCCAATTACGGTACCTTCTCAAGACATGGTTTTGGGTCTATATTATATGACTAAAGAGCGTTTGTCAACACCAGATCATACTATTTTAGGTCAAGATTTAACATTATACTCTGCAGAAGAAACTAATATTGCTATCAATGAAGGTCGTTTAGAATTGAATGCTCGAGTAAAAATTCGTGCAAAAGATTACAACGAAAACGGAGAATTGGTATATAAAATTATCCAAACAACTGCCGGTCGTGTATTGTTTAACGAAGTAGTACCGCCAGCAGCAGGATATATCAATGAAGTATTGACCAAGAAAAACTTGAGAGATATTATCGGACACATTTTGAGTGTGACTGATGTACCTACTACAGCTGCCTTCTTGGACAATATGAAAAACATGGGGTATAAATACGCATTCAAAGGAGGATTATCTTTCTCTCTTGGAGATATTAGAATTCCTGATCAAAAACCAAAATTAATTGCAGATGCCAGAGAGCAAGTTGAAGGTATTTCTGCTAACTATAACATGGGTCTTATTACCAATAACGAACGTTACAACCAAGTTATTGACGTATGGACTTCAACCAATGCACAGCTTACAGAAGCAGCAATGAAAAACATTAGAGAAGACCAGCAAGGTTTCAACTCGGTGTATATGATGCTTGATTCTGGAGCGAGGGGTTCTAAAGAACAGATTCGTCAGTTAACTGGTATGCGTGGTTTGATGGCTAAACCAAAAAAATCAACTGCTGGTGGTGGAGAAATTATCGAAAACCCGATTCTTTCTAACTTTAAAGAAGGTCTTTCAATCCTTGAGTACTTTATCTCTACTCACGGTGCTCGTAAAGGTCTTGCGGATACGGCTTTGAAAACTGCTGATGCTGGTTATTTAACAAGAAGATTGCATGACGTTTCTCAAGACGTAATTGTAAATACAGTTGACTGTGGTACTTTAAGAGGTGTTGAAGTTTCAGCACTGAAAAAGAACGAAGAAATTGTTGAAAGTTTAGGTGAAAGAATATTAGGACGTGTAGCATTACAAGATGTTATCAATCCTTTGACAAACGAGCTTATTATTGCAGCTGGTGAACAAATTACCGAAGCTTACATGAAAGTAATCGAGGCTTCTCCAATTGAAAAATTAGAGGTTCGTTCTCCATTAACTTGTGAGGCTACAAAAGGTATTTGTGCTAAATGTTACGGTCGTAACTTGGCAACAGGTAAAATGACTCAAAAAGGAGAAGCAGTTGGTGTAATTGCCGCTCAATCTATTGGAGAGCCTGGAACACAGTTGACATTACGTACTTTCCACGTTGGAGGGGTTGCAGGAGGTATTTCTGAAGAGTCTAGTATTGTAACTCGTTTTGCAGGAAAATTAGAAATCGAAGATCTAAAAACTGTTAAAGGTGAAGACGGAGAAGGTAATGCAGTTGATATTGTAGTATCTCGTTCTACCGAATTGAAATTAGTTGACGAAAAAACAGGTATCTTGTTGAGTACAAACAACATTCCTTACGGTTCTAGTATCTTTGTTAAAGATGGCGAATCAGTAGCTAAAGGAACTGTGATTTGTAAATGGGATCCTTATAATGGAGTTATTGTTTCGGAATTTACAGGTAAAATTGCTTACGAAGATTTAGAACAAGGACAATCGTTCATGGTTGAAATTGATGAGCAAACTGGTTTCCAAGAAAAAGTAATTTCTGAATCGAGAGCTAAAAAATTAATCCCAACTTTATTGGTTTACGGTAAAGATGGTGAATTGATTCGTTCTTATAACTTACCAGTTGGAGCCCACTTGATGGTTGATAATGGTGAGAAAATTAAAGCAGGTAAAGTATTGGTTAAAATTCCACGTCGTTCTTCTAAATCAGGAGATATCACGGGAGGTTTACCAAGAATTACCGAGTTGCTTGAAGCGCGTAACCCATCTAACCCAGCTGTAGTTTCTGAAATCGATGGTGTGGTTTCTTTTGGAAAAATCAAAAGAGGTAACCGTGAAATTGTTATCGAATCTAAATTTGGTGAGGTTAAGAAATACTTGGTAAAACTTTCTAGCCAAATCTTGGTACAAGAAAATGACTTCGTAAGAGCGGGAGTACCATTGTCTGACGGAGCAATTACTCCAGAAGATATCTTGAGAATTCAAGGTCCAGCAGCTGTTCAACAGTATTTGGTAAACGAAATTCAAGAAGTATATCGTTTGCAAGGGGTAAAAATCAACGACAAACACTTTGAAGTAGTAATACGTCAAATGATGCGTAAAGTAAGAGTACAAGATCCAGGAGATACTTTATTCCTAGAAGATCAATTAATTCATACGAAAGATTTTATCGTTGAAAACGATAAATTATACGGTATGAAAGTGGTTGAAGATGCTGGAGATTCTGCTAACTTGAAACCAGGACAGATTGTTACTCCTCGTGAATTGCGTGATGAAAATTCATTATTGAAACGTACGGATAAAAATCTTGTTGTAGCTCGTGATGTTATCACTGCAACTGCAACTCCTGTATTGCAGGGTATCACTAGAGCATCTCTTCAAACGAAATCGTTTATTTCGGCTGCATCGTTCCAGGAAACTACTAAAGTATTGAATGAGGCTGCAGTAGCAGGTAAAGTTGATTACTTAGAAGGATTGAAAGAAAATGTAATCGTTGGTCATAGAATCCCTGCCGGAACTGGTATGAGAGAATACGATAATACGATTGTGGGATCAAACGAAGATTACCACGAAATGATGGCAAATAAAGAAGAGTATATATACTAA
- a CDS encoding DUF3467 domain-containing protein, with product MKEQQGQLDIELDEKTAEGIYSNLAIINHSSSEFVLDFVSVMPGVPKAKVKSRIVLTPQHAKRLLRAIGENIHRFEVAHGEIKDTEQPPIPLNFGPAGQA from the coding sequence ATGAAAGAGCAACAAGGACAATTAGACATCGAATTGGACGAAAAAACAGCCGAAGGGATTTATTCTAATTTGGCAATTATTAACCATTCATCATCTGAATTTGTTTTAGATTTTGTAAGTGTTATGCCAGGTGTTCCTAAAGCAAAAGTGAAATCAAGAATTGTCTTGACTCCACAGCATGCCAAAAGATTATTGAGAGCAATTGGTGAAAACATTCATCGTTTTGAAGTCGCTCATGGCGAAATCAAAGATACTGAACAACCACCTATTCCTTTGAATTTTGGTCCAGCAGGACAAGCATAA
- a CDS encoding IS256 family transposase, variant Zn-binding type — MYEKLKKKRCPTCKSLQTIKWGIRENKQRFKCKDCGQLFTANNKSVSDSNKEIWFKNWIIGKDTFDKISFESGYSKSTLQRYFSKMLRKAPVLEFSSTDEIYLVLDGTYFPNDICLIVYRNFHLKSTQLYRMTNGEHFEEIAEDLRNLLNLGIKIKSITSDGDKSSIKAIKIVCPKVPFQRCLVHISRMCNIWLTQHPKHKSGFELKQIAVKIHHINSEYKRQLWLMELVQWEEEYRDFINQKSYNIETGRYWYTHKMVRRSFSVIKKALPNMFMYLKDDKIPNSTNSLESFFGHLKGNLNVHRGLSLANRKNFLKWYLYYKNQSSK, encoded by the coding sequence ATTTATGAAAAACTCAAAAAAAAGCGTTGTCCAACCTGCAAAAGTCTTCAAACAATTAAATGGGGAATAAGAGAAAATAAGCAGCGATTTAAATGCAAAGATTGCGGACAATTGTTCACCGCAAACAATAAATCTGTTTCGGATTCTAACAAAGAAATATGGTTCAAAAATTGGATAATTGGTAAAGATACCTTTGATAAAATCTCATTCGAATCAGGATATAGTAAAAGCACCTTGCAACGTTATTTTTCAAAAATGCTACGTAAAGCACCTGTTTTAGAATTTAGTTCTACCGATGAAATTTATTTAGTCCTGGACGGAACTTACTTTCCAAATGATATTTGTTTGATAGTTTATAGAAACTTTCATTTAAAGTCAACACAACTTTATCGGATGACCAATGGGGAGCATTTTGAAGAGATTGCAGAAGACTTAAGAAATTTATTGAATCTAGGAATCAAAATAAAAAGCATCACATCAGATGGAGATAAATCCTCCATAAAAGCCATTAAAATAGTTTGTCCAAAAGTTCCTTTTCAACGATGCTTGGTACATATATCAAGAATGTGTAACATATGGCTTACACAACACCCAAAGCATAAATCAGGCTTTGAACTCAAGCAAATTGCTGTGAAAATTCATCATATTAATTCTGAATATAAACGTCAATTATGGCTTATGGAACTGGTTCAATGGGAAGAAGAATATAGAGATTTCATCAATCAAAAATCATATAATATCGAAACAGGCAGGTATTGGTATACTCATAAAATGGTAAGAAGATCATTTAGCGTAATAAAGAAAGCATTACCCAATATGTTTATGTATTTGAAAGATGATAAAATACCCAATTCAACAAATTCTTTAGAATCCTTTTTTGGACATTTAAAAGGCAATTTGAATGTTCACAGAGGATTAAGCTTGGCTAATAGAAAGAATTTTTTGAAATGGTATTTGTATTATAAAAACCAAAGCAGTAAATAG